In Streptomyces nojiriensis, one genomic interval encodes:
- a CDS encoding antibiotic biosynthesis monooxygenase encodes MDTEKHQQDAEATAIIAQKVLPGREREYEAWQQDVNAAAAAYDGYLGVEVAPPTPLQPEWVVVYRYDSIPHLQAWINSSTRQGLLEVGDEYLDGPGTQQVVSGHAPAQDPLVTVVITHRVHPEHVEDFLAWQRRMTEEESRFEGFRGSEFFPPIEGVQEEWTTLYRFDNAEHLDAWLTSDRRRKVLAEGKQFDFKLRTIDNSFGSWFAFEENGREAPPPSVTKTAIAVWVGLYPTVVLLALATSPLKMPLWLGLLVGNLLSSLVMSFLTMPYYVNPLLGRWLRPSPDEPPARANLIGIGIVAVLLAFWVVVFYLVTTQIWSLP; translated from the coding sequence ATGGACACCGAGAAGCACCAGCAAGACGCCGAGGCCACGGCGATCATCGCCCAGAAGGTCCTGCCAGGACGGGAGCGGGAGTACGAGGCGTGGCAGCAGGACGTCAACGCCGCCGCCGCCGCGTACGACGGGTACCTCGGCGTCGAGGTCGCCCCGCCGACACCCCTGCAACCCGAATGGGTCGTGGTCTACCGGTACGACTCGATACCCCACCTGCAGGCGTGGATCAACAGCTCGACCCGGCAGGGACTCCTCGAAGTCGGCGACGAGTACCTCGACGGCCCCGGAACCCAGCAGGTCGTCAGCGGCCACGCACCCGCACAGGATCCGCTGGTGACCGTGGTGATCACCCACCGCGTCCACCCCGAGCACGTCGAGGACTTCCTCGCATGGCAGCGCCGGATGACGGAGGAGGAGAGCAGGTTCGAAGGCTTCCGCGGAAGCGAGTTCTTCCCGCCCATCGAAGGGGTCCAGGAGGAATGGACCACGCTGTACCGGTTCGACAACGCTGAGCACCTCGACGCCTGGCTGACCTCGGACAGGCGGCGGAAGGTCCTCGCCGAGGGAAAGCAGTTCGATTTCAAACTGCGCACGATCGACAACTCCTTCGGCAGCTGGTTCGCCTTCGAGGAGAACGGCAGGGAAGCGCCCCCGCCCTCGGTCACCAAGACCGCCATCGCCGTCTGGGTCGGCCTGTACCCGACCGTCGTCCTCCTGGCGCTCGCCACGTCACCGCTGAAGATGCCGCTCTGGCTGGGCCTGCTCGTGGGGAACCTGCTGTCGAGCCTCGTCATGAGCTTCCTCACGATGCCCTACTACGTGAACCCGCTCCTGGGGCGGTGGCTGCGCCCGTCGCCGGACGAACCGCCGGCCAGGGCCAACCTCATCGGCATCGGGATCGTCGCCGTCCTGCTCGCCTTCTGGGTCGTGGTCTTCTACCTGGTGACCACCCAGATCTGGAGCCTGCCCTGA
- a CDS encoding sirohydrochlorin chelatase, translated as MSPALLVIAHGSRDPRHAATVHALTGRVRALRPGLRVETAFLDFNTPSVGQALSSLYLSGVREVVALPLLLTRAFHAKSDIPAALAESTSRLPGLSVRVADVLGPSPLLLTALDRRLTEAGLTPADRATTAVVLAAAGSTDPEAIAVIAETAREWRRTGWCAVRPAFASAALPRTEDAVRALRAEGFERVAVAPYVIAPGRLPDRIAAGAGAAGADVVADVLGAAPELARLLLRRFDAAATAPARLPALTA; from the coding sequence ATGTCCCCGGCACTCCTGGTCATCGCCCACGGCAGCCGCGATCCGCGGCACGCGGCGACCGTGCACGCCCTGACCGGGCGCGTGCGGGCGCTGCGGCCCGGGCTGCGCGTGGAGACGGCCTTCCTGGACTTCAACACCCCGTCGGTGGGGCAGGCCCTGTCCTCGCTCTACCTGTCCGGCGTACGGGAGGTCGTGGCGCTCCCGCTGCTGCTGACCCGCGCCTTCCACGCGAAATCCGACATCCCGGCGGCGCTCGCCGAGTCGACCTCGCGCCTGCCGGGGCTGTCGGTGCGGGTGGCGGACGTCCTCGGGCCGTCCCCGCTCCTGCTGACCGCCCTGGATCGCCGGCTCACCGAAGCCGGCCTCACCCCGGCGGACCGCGCCACCACCGCAGTGGTGCTCGCGGCCGCCGGCTCCACGGACCCGGAGGCGATCGCAGTGATCGCTGAAACCGCGCGGGAGTGGCGGCGCACCGGTTGGTGTGCCGTGCGGCCTGCGTTCGCCTCCGCCGCACTGCCCCGTACGGAGGACGCCGTACGGGCCCTGCGCGCCGAGGGCTTCGAGCGGGTGGCGGTGGCCCCGTACGTCATCGCCCCCGGCCGCCTCCCGGACCGCATCGCGGCGGGCGCCGGCGCCGCGGGCGCGGACGTCGTCGCGGACGTCCTGGGCGCGGCCCCGGAACTGGCCCGGCTGCTGCTGCGCCGCTTCGACGCGGCCGCGACGGCGCCGGCCCGGCTGCCCGCGCTGACCGCGTAG